A single window of Thalassoroseus pseudoceratinae DNA harbors:
- a CDS encoding tetratricopeptide repeat protein: MFSVIDFPAASGVWILVSLAVMFWISMLVHCYFCEPDREFWFFTMLIIPPATLVYVFARVLFSRRQIPSGLLKQFGGKREIEQKRIAAEQIGNPHQHVEYGEVLRQHGRYADARDAYAKALEREPDNLPALWGISLAEIELEEYPSAKNHLKYMLEMDFGYKFGDVSLAYGKCLYLMKDTDAATAHLKQHINRWRHPEAMYLLAEMHADTGSPAVARQYVEAMFIDIDGSPKAIARKQSRWRRKGQKLLNRLPKASS, translated from the coding sequence GTTATGTTCTGGATCAGTATGTTGGTCCACTGCTATTTCTGCGAACCGGACCGTGAGTTTTGGTTCTTTACCATGCTAATCATTCCACCAGCAACTCTTGTGTATGTATTCGCTCGGGTTCTCTTTTCGCGACGGCAGATCCCATCCGGCCTCTTGAAACAGTTTGGCGGCAAACGGGAGATCGAGCAGAAGCGGATCGCCGCCGAACAAATTGGCAATCCCCACCAGCATGTCGAGTATGGAGAAGTGCTCCGGCAACACGGACGGTATGCGGATGCCCGAGATGCATACGCCAAAGCTCTTGAGCGAGAACCGGACAACTTGCCCGCGTTATGGGGGATCTCGTTGGCAGAAATTGAACTCGAGGAATATCCCTCCGCGAAGAACCACCTCAAATATATGCTAGAAATGGACTTTGGCTACAAGTTCGGGGATGTCAGTCTCGCTTATGGGAAGTGCCTATATTTGATGAAGGACACCGACGCGGCGACGGCCCATCTTAAGCAGCATATCAATCGTTGGCGACACCCCGAAGCTATGTATTTGCTGGCGGAGATGCACGCCGACACCGGGTCGCCCGCAGTCGCACGCCAGTACGTGGAAGCGATGTTCATCGACATCGACGGAAGTCCCAAAGCCATCGCCCGCAAACAAAGCCGTTGGCGTCGCAAAGGTCAAAAGTTGTTAAACCGCTTACCGAAAGCATCGTCATGA